A region of the Arenibacter antarcticus genome:
ATTTGGGGGACATCTACGTAATAGACGGTCAGGATGCGGTCTTGGCCCCCATGTCCAAACAATCTCAAAACTATACCCATGCGGAACTCTCCAAATTGAACGTAAAAATAAGACTCAATACCTTGGTCAAGGATTTTAAAAATGAGACCGTATATTTGTCGGACGGAGGCGAAATACCGACCAAGAACTTAATTTGGGCGGCAGGAGTTTCCGCAAAAACATTTGAAGGTTTTTCGGAGGATAGCTATGGAAAAGGAAAACGGTTAAAAACCAATGCCTTTAATTTGGTCAGTGGGTATAGTACTATTTATGCGTTGGGCGATAGCGCTTTAGTCTCTGGAGATGAACACTATCCAGAAGGCCATCCTCAACTGGCTCAACCAGCCCTCCAACAGGCTAAAAATTTGGCTTATAACCTAAGCCTAGACAGTTCGGACTGGAAACCCTTTAGCTATAAGGACAAAGGCTCTTTAGCCATTATAGGTAGAAATAAAGCCGTTATGGATTCCCCTAAACAAAAATACTTTCTAAAAGGATTTTCTGCCTGGTTTATATGGATTTTTGTCCATATCATGGGATTGGTCAATTTTAAAAACAAACTACGGACCTTGTACAATTGGATTGGGTATTACATTTATAAAGATCAATCCTTTAGAATGATTATTAAGCCCAACGAACGGAAGCAATAGCTTTCTCCAGTACACACCAACTATGCCATAAACTCCTTTATATACCCGTTGATAATTTATGATAACTTGAGGCGCTCAAAACGTCCTATAAGAACAGATTTTATTAATTTGCACCACTGTAGCCGTAACAACTGAAATTAGGGCTACAGTGGATTAAAAGTATAATTAGGATAAGCATATGAAACAGTACCACGATTTACTAAAACATGTTTTGGAAAACGGTAACCAAAAAGGGGATCGCACAGGAACAGGCACAAAAAGTGTGTTTGGCTATCAGATGCGGTTTAATTTAGCCGAAGGCTTCCCCATGGTAACCACCAAAAAACTGCATTTAAAATCCATTGTTCACGAACTGTTATGGTTTTTAAAGGGCGATACTAATATTTCATATTTACAGGAAAATGGCGTTAGAATATGGAATGAATGGGCTGATGAAGATGGAAACCTAGGTCCAGTTTACGGTTATCAATGGAGAAATTGGAACGGGGAAGAAATAGATCAAATAAAAGAAATTGTTCACGCTCTTAAAAACAACCCCAATAGCAGACGTATGTTGGTTTCTGCATGGAACCCAAGTGTCTTACCAGATACCTCCGTTTCTTTTGCAGAGAATGTAGCCAACGGTAAAGTAGCTTTACCCCCTTGTCATGCATTTTTCCAATTTTATGTAGCTGACGGAAAATTATCTTGCCAGTTATACCAGCGTAGTGCCGACATATTTTTGGGTGTTCCCTTCAATATTGCCTCCTATGCCTTGTTCACCCTAATGATGGCCCAGGTATGTGACTTGGAACCAGGGGATTTTATACATACTTTTGGAGATGCCCACATCTACAACAACCACTTGGAGCAGGTGGACCTTCAATTGGGACGTACCCCAAACCCACTGCCCAAAATGGTTCTTAATCCAGAAGTAAAGGATATTTTTGATTTTAAGTTTGAGGATTTCAGTTTAGAAGATTACGATCCATACCCACATATTAAAGGCGCAGTCGCCATTTAAATATCGCAACACCTTAAATCGCTTTAGCAAAACGAATGGGTCATTATCCTTTAACGATAATGACCCATTTTTTTGTTTGAGTCAATCCTATTTTTTTTAGATCGATCTTATCTTCACATTATTCCGTAATTTTAAAGGACAAACAATACGTTATGGCCAAGACTACAGATATCACCACCTTTTTTTTAGAGACAAGGACCCATACCAAAGAAATATGCAATCCCTTAGAGATTGAAGATTATGTGGTTCAGCCCATTGTGGATGTCTCCCCTCCCAAATGGCATCTAGGACATACAACATGGTTTTTCGAGGAATTTATTCTTAAAAACCATATAAAGGATTACACAGTTTTTGACCCAGATTATTCCTTTGTTTTTAACAGCTATTATGAAAGCATGGGGAAAAGGGTTGTTAGGGCCGATCGCGGCAACCTATCTAGACCTTCCGTAAACAAGATATATGAGTATCGCGAATTTGTAACTTCACAAATGGAAGCCCTATTAAACAACCAACCTAGCAAGGAAATATTACAGCTTACCGAAATAGGGATCCACCACGAAAAACAACATCAAGAATTATTGCTCACCGATATTAAATTCATACTGGGCAATAACCCCTTGCTCCCCATTTACGAAACTTCATTTAAAGAACATCCTATCGAAGGTCAAGAACAGCAATGGATATCTATAGCAGAAGGGGTTTACGAGATTGGTCATTCGGACAATAGTTTCTGTTATGACAATGAACTAGGAAGACATAAAGTATATCTACATCCTTATTCCATATCCAATAAATTGGTCACTAATAAGGAATATTTGGAATTTATAAATGACGACGGCTATAACAAATTTCAATTTTGGCATTCTGAAGGCTGGGACTGGATAAATAGCAACCCTATAAATGCGCCCATGTATTGGCACCAGATAGACGGAAAATGGCATCATTACACTTTAGGCGGGATAAAAGAACTACAGCTAGACCTGCCCGTGACTCATATATCTTATTTTGAGGCATTTGCTTTTGCCCAATGGAAAGGCTGTAGACTCCCCACCGAATTTGAATGGGAAATAGCCGCAACCAACTTTAACTGGGGCACCCGCTGGGAATGGACAGAAAGCGCTTACCTGCCCTACCCCAATTACAAAAAAGCAGCTGGGGCCCTTGGGGAGTACAACGGAAAATTTATGGTGAACCAAAAAGTACTGAGAGGTAGCTCGGTTGCCACATCTGTAAACCACGCAAGAATTAGCTATCGCAATTTTTTTCAAACTAAGTTAAGATGGCAATACACGGGCGTAAGATTGGCCCAATAAATTATACTACTCACCTATGGAA
Encoded here:
- a CDS encoding NAD(P)/FAD-dependent oxidoreductase produces the protein MKEKQTIVVVGGGFAGLEFVKRLGNSSKYELILVDCNNYNFFPPLIYQVSTGFMEPSAISYPFRKILRDKKSVRFRLGAMIKVVPSENKIILNNGVIKYDILVMATGAETNFFGNKNIEERSLPMKTISDALSLRNVILTRLDRATRLSDKEERKKLLTFVVAGAGPTGVELSGILAEMRSFILRKDYPELSKEDLGDIYVIDGQDAVLAPMSKQSQNYTHAELSKLNVKIRLNTLVKDFKNETVYLSDGGEIPTKNLIWAAGVSAKTFEGFSEDSYGKGKRLKTNAFNLVSGYSTIYALGDSALVSGDEHYPEGHPQLAQPALQQAKNLAYNLSLDSSDWKPFSYKDKGSLAIIGRNKAVMDSPKQKYFLKGFSAWFIWIFVHIMGLVNFKNKLRTLYNWIGYYIYKDQSFRMIIKPNERKQ
- the egtB gene encoding ergothioneine biosynthesis protein EgtB — encoded protein: MAKTTDITTFFLETRTHTKEICNPLEIEDYVVQPIVDVSPPKWHLGHTTWFFEEFILKNHIKDYTVFDPDYSFVFNSYYESMGKRVVRADRGNLSRPSVNKIYEYREFVTSQMEALLNNQPSKEILQLTEIGIHHEKQHQELLLTDIKFILGNNPLLPIYETSFKEHPIEGQEQQWISIAEGVYEIGHSDNSFCYDNELGRHKVYLHPYSISNKLVTNKEYLEFINDDGYNKFQFWHSEGWDWINSNPINAPMYWHQIDGKWHHYTLGGIKELQLDLPVTHISYFEAFAFAQWKGCRLPTEFEWEIAATNFNWGTRWEWTESAYLPYPNYKKAAGALGEYNGKFMVNQKVLRGSSVATSVNHARISYRNFFQTKLRWQYTGVRLAQ
- a CDS encoding thymidylate synthase translates to MKQYHDLLKHVLENGNQKGDRTGTGTKSVFGYQMRFNLAEGFPMVTTKKLHLKSIVHELLWFLKGDTNISYLQENGVRIWNEWADEDGNLGPVYGYQWRNWNGEEIDQIKEIVHALKNNPNSRRMLVSAWNPSVLPDTSVSFAENVANGKVALPPCHAFFQFYVADGKLSCQLYQRSADIFLGVPFNIASYALFTLMMAQVCDLEPGDFIHTFGDAHIYNNHLEQVDLQLGRTPNPLPKMVLNPEVKDIFDFKFEDFSLEDYDPYPHIKGAVAI